Proteins encoded in a region of the Diospyros lotus cultivar Yz01 chromosome 9, ASM1463336v1, whole genome shotgun sequence genome:
- the LOC127809359 gene encoding uncharacterized protein LOC127809359 has protein sequence MAASFIDASPIPGFPVTITKEQFNLFHAIDRFLYVRLILELARQPAESMHVMALWLWLERNGHYDLVAKMASQHGPLINCLADESVKCLRCTESDQFLFNSGTNLNDIPVLRSVLGRDDISLAFFYENRIGVLRGVSGILDKVCVRAFEDILAEMYGSHPLIHGSPAFVVTGPPSVVASGGGVISAILHGYYDHSFVIGRCGLEEHREFWNKEYDELLSHIYQEVFEEKQQDFVEPDDRTIFLTFSKGYPISENELRLYFTRMYGDIIEAIYMQEVGEQEQVLFSRVVTRSASTMEGIMQHQRKVKFYINGKHVWARKYVRKHHKSPSYPTSSVEAATRSSKP, from the exons ATGGCGGCTTCCTTCATCGACGCTAGTCCAATTCCGGGCTTCCCCGTAACTATCACCAAGGAACAATTCAACCTATTTCATGCCATTGATCGGTTTCTCTACGTGAGGCTGATCCTCGAACTCGCACGGCAACCCGCCGAGTCCATGCACGTCATGGCACTGTGGCTGTGGCTCGAGAGAAATGGCCACTATGATCTGGTGGCCAAAATGGCGTCACAGCATGGGCCTTTAATCAACTGTCTCGCCGATGAGTCTGTGAAATGCTTGAGATGCACGGAGAGTGACCAGTTTTTGTTCAACTCGGGGACGAATCTCAACGATATCCCTGTGCTTAGGAGCGTACTGGGGAGAGACGACATCAGCCTCGCGTTCTTTTATGAAAACCGGATCGGTGTTCTTCGTGGAGTCTCGGGGATTCTGGACAAGGTATGTGTTAGGGCGTTTGAAGATATACTGGCCGAGATGTATGGAAGCCACCCTCTAATTCACGGCAGCCCCGCCTTCGTTGTCACAGGGCCGCCGTCAGTTGTGGCTAGTGGTGGTGGCGTGATTAGTGCAATCTTGCACGGCTACTATGACCACTCTTTTGTAATAGGAAGATGTGGTCTGGAAGAACATCGTGAGTTTTGGAACAAAGAATACGATGAGTTGCTGAGCCATATATACCAAGAAGTCTTCGAGGAGAAGCAGCAAGACTTTGTTGAACCAGATGACAGGACCATCTTCTTGACATTCTCGAAAGGGTACCCAATTTCTGAAAACGAACTTAGGCTGTACTTCAccag AATGTATGGAGACATAATTGAAGCCATTTACATGCAAGAAGTTGGAGAACAGGAGCAAGTACTGTTTTCCAGGGTTGTCACTCGCTCGGCCTCTACCATGGAAGGGATAATGCAACATCAAAGAAAAGTCAAATTCTATATAAATGGAAAGCATGTCTGGGCTCGAAAGTATGTGAGAAAGCATCACAAGTCTCCCTCTTATCCAACTTCTTCAGTTGAAGCAGCAACAAGAAGCTCAAAGCCATAA